CACTTCAGCGTGTGAATCCAGCCCATGATCACTTTGGACACATTGTCTCAGACTCTTGATCTCACATATCCAGCAAAGGCTCAGTCTCAATGAGGTGCCATATTTGCAAAACTGCTCAAATGAACGTGACACCCAGCAACACGTCAAGCAGCTGATGAAGCAATGCCCCCTTTAACtatttcttgttatatgtagttttttttttaagatccactttttttaaaaaagtacatttgacttctgttatttatttatttttatttatttatttattttttggcttacttttattttgttgatgcatttaaaaaacattcaaatgtaCTCTTGTTtctcatatattgttttattgtaatgAGGAAACagtctgtattattaaaaaaagaaaaactcagttATTGTGCTTTTGATTTAATGATGTAGCTATCACAGAGCtgcattttattaataattagttTTATAATGACTGAGCCCCCTCGTGAGCTGCTGGAAATAAGGTTCTTTAAAACACTTACATCAATCATgtcatttgcatttttcaatTAGCCTGTTAATAGGTTCATATATACAAAATGGGACAAAATAAATTACTATTGATGGAAATACTGAAGCAAAAAGTCCAACACCGCATGTCGCATGTTCGTTCGACCAGCCGAAATCCCAACGCTTCACAAATCTTTGTGGTATTAAAAAATGACCATTATTTAAAAGGTATATTTTTGCAAACTGTAGACCTACACATCTGTTTTGTTCCTGTTGCGAGTAAATAAGACTGAATTATCACGTTTGCCTATAATCTCTGTTTCTCAGTGTACCTGTGGTAGTGTCACAGGTTCTGACAGCAGAAACTTGTCTTATATGTCTGTTGCCATATCAAACAACAGATAGTGCCATATCTGactgagtgtttttgtttgtttgtttttgctttattattatttatattattgtcTGGATTTGAAACAAATAATTCCACTTTGGCATCTTTATCCAACCGTTGTTCTGAAGCTCAAAAATGTTgcaacaatgtgtgtgtgtgtgtgtttgtgattttcAGAAATACTTCGAGgttgaataaaaaatgaaatgatggaGCAGCTGTTCCATATTTATTACGCAGAAGGCACTTAAAGGTGGAACACCGTGGAGGAAATCTGTGCATGCTGCTGTGTTGAGCACGCAGGAGCAGAGTACcaaatgtttgtggtttttgctttttctttctttatttattcatttatttatttgttctctGGTGAGCGGGATTACCTCTGAATTATGGAACAGTCCCCTTTCTCTCCTTAAGTAAAAAATAACATCTGTCCGGCAAATGGAGAGCTTAGTGTTTCTCTATAATTAATGGTAAAagcctccagagctgcacatAAAATATACATCTTCCATGCAGGACCCCCATAacaaagagagcaagagagaccAAGAGACGAGGAGGCGGAGGAGAGCAGTAGGTCAGTGAGAAAGGAGGAAGTGCCACTCTCTGTGCATGACAGCACAGTGAGTGACTGTATTTATTCACAGACCTAAAAAATTAAGTCAACACTGCCAAAAACGGCCTTTTCTCCAAGAtttgttcttactttaaaaCCCTTTTATTGTTAAGTCTTTGAATAAAAGCACAGCAGAGAACACTAAAGACTTGCAGGCTGCTTGTTAACGAGGTGAAAATATTCCATGTATAACTCAATATGCAATTTTAGAtgggtttttttatgtgtgttccTGACAGTTTGATGCCATCTAGATTGCAGTTTTCATATACAACAGTGCTtgctcagtaaaaaaaaaataaaaaaagtaaaaaataaaaaaacctttttattgAAAGAGAGCTCATCAATCGCAATGTTACATCTCAAACAATGTTCTGTCACATAAAACATCTCACGTTGCCTCTTTGCAGACTTCCTTCTAGTAACTAATGGCTGCAGTTAGAAGCTAGCTTGACTCTGCTTGACTATGTCGTTTTCATTAGAGGCCAGCAGCATTTTCTGGTTGCTTGTGCGTGCTCTTGTGGATAAACCTCTTGTCGGTTTAGCAAAAGAGCAGCTTGTCCTGATTCTGCTTTCACTGTTCTGAGATCAGCTACAGTTTGCATGTGAGAGACTGCacattgcatgtgtgtgaaaacaGAGCAGCTAAAAAGTAACCAAGCAAACTTATTCTGTGATTAATCATCTAAATAAATACGTTTTCTGTAATGACCTTGCCCGAAATGTAGAGAGGAATTTTATTACGTTTAGCACAGTTGTTTTGCAAATACACCACCATcagttttctttaatatttttaatcccACTGCAGATATTGACAGTTAATGTGTCATTCTGtagatttaaaatgttattgataTGTTTTAATAATCAATTTGTAGGTTTGTTTATCTGAATTCATTAATTCACCACTTTTATACATAATACAGGTCACCCATAccacaaaaataacattttatagaATTGAATTCATACTGTAGATAAAACAAAttatataaaacatttaaaataagaccATCCTTACACATTTGCAACAGTAATATTAACCCGTGTAAGACTAATGGGaaacatttttctgcagaatAAGTACTTTTACCTTTAATGCTTTAAGTTACATGTGCTGGGGTACATGCTGAGGACTTTACATAGACTTGCAACGCTACTTttactaaaggaaaaaaattaaatccacCAACACTCTTCATTgactaatgaaataataatagtgAAGATTTTAATAACAACTATAGAAATAAGAATATTTTACAATTCTTCAGGCGAAGGAGTCTATGCAGAGTGCATAAAATATTGAGAGATAGCGCAAAGTCattaaatattgtgttttaataaGGTATTTAAACAGTAGCAAAcatgcatttttcttcttttaaaggaGGTGGTGATCGTTACCTCTGCTTCTTGCCTTTCTGTAAAATCACAACACACCAACAACACATACCAAGTTCACTTTTAGCAGCGCTAAACACATGTGCTGTGTGCATAAACTGTATACATACAGTTTCCCCTAAAGACGTTCAGCAACATTATCTTGGATCAATCAATAAAAACTTTTcctgcagacaaaaaaatcttcAGAATTCATCATCTCTTATTTAAATGAGCTAACCTCCTTAATAGtgttgtctcttatatatgttATGCAGCATCTGCTACACATGAACACATAACCTCACAACCACGCATGCCATAATCATCTGCTGTGAACTGCTCCCAACTGCTTTGTTTATTGATTAGTGATTGAAAAATGATTGGCTGTGGAAAGTAAACACAGGAGCACTCAGACAGTCACCATGGAAACACACATCTCATTAAATTTACAGCCAgcataatacacacacacacaaagtcagaGCTGTAAGTGACTCTTCGGAGTTGGAGCAGTTTATTATATAGCTGATAGTCTTCAGTAAGTGAGGGCATTAATATAACAAAGGCTGCTTTGATGTATAGTGAAAACACTGAAGTTTTTATTGAAAGTAAACAGTGACCTCTACAGGTTACAGTGTGTCAGAACAGGTATCAGACTTAAAGCAGTTCATCTTTCGCCACTGCTGTTTGATACATTTGGAGATACATAACGAGAATAATCCTCCAGCTTTTAAGGGAATGGCTGTAACATAAGGATGGAAATTGCAGGCGTCCACTTATCTCTGAGATCATCTGCCTAGAGATACAAGCATTGTAAAAATGTACACAAACCCGCATGGATTGCcttcatcttatcttatcttcccAATTGTTATACCTATATATATTTGAAGATGAATTTTAAAGGATTACGTGTTGTGAActattaatttttcatttaattttacttagttttactttatttacacattttatGAACACGAAGTTgtaattttctctctctccctctctctgtgtaaaaagtcatattttgctactaaaaaacatgactttgttattgtggtGTAAATGGGTAGTCCAagtacaaacatgttaaaacaagtCGATACTTTATTTGCGAtaactgtttgttgtttttttgttttgttttttttagcggAACCAATATGTAAACCGTTCTCTCCGCCGGAGTATTATAGATGTGGGACGGGAACGATGGAAAGATGGCGGCCGCAATGGTGCAAATGTCATGTTTGTACCGGGGGATGTTAGCGGTCAGGGCCACTGGCATCAGGACGCTGATCCCCGGGCTGGTCCCGGTCCAGTTCCGAGCCTTCTCGGTGCGGAAGGAGCCCGAGCTAGAGGAGAATCCGTACTACAGCAAGTACCAGGACAAGATCCAGAAACTGCGCAGGTCAGCCACCAGCCACACACCACCACAACCCCCTTACAAACGATAGGTTTCCCGTCGTTTACAGTTTCACATTAACGCTGAGGTATACGGAGTATCTCTTCAAAGATTTCACCCACAGTGAAGTTGTCTAATATTATTTATTGATATGTTTTTAATATGAATATCTATTGTTAAACTATAATGGGTCGGCGTGTGAAAATGCAGGAGAAATCCAGCATGTAGTATGtatgaaatatatataaatattaaaaatatccaTTGAATTCATTTCATAAATGTAATGTGAATCTTTTATCATTTGTTTACTTTGAGAGTTGTTGGAATAGTACCCAGTGGAAGATAGTGAATGAATTTCTGCTTTTAACAGTTTACTTGTTTCATTATGTTATCATTATAAAGCCACGAAAATGGATTATAGTATAACTACAACCACTCTCCACTGTTACCGTTGACTTATtggttgttttaatgttttcatcAAAAGTTCCTGAAGATAATAATAACTGTGATCAGATGATAATGATGTGTACAGTTGCAGTCATGATAGAATAGTGATATTAAACACAGATAGTTAGTTagttaatttgtttttacactgaCTTTGTCTGAATCCTCTGTAGTGCCAAACCGCAGGAGTACAAGACCCGACTGGAGAAAAGGCATGAAGCCAATAAGGAAGTGCTGGGACACTCGAAGCAGGCAGAGTTTGTCCGATTTATGGAGCAGGAGGTGGAGTATCAGCGGGGCTCACAACTGAACAACATGATGAGACAATGGACTAGTTAGAAACTGTTTCGTTTCTAACAACCACTTGTTAACAATTGTGTTGTTGCGTAGACAATTTTATTCAGATGTGTGTAACTGGTTTGCATTAGGATGGTCTGGTTGTAGTCAGTGAATTTCCTTTTTGCTGTGGAAATCTTTGCAGCTGGAAAAAAGGGACAAGATGGCAGCTGGTGACGCAACATCAGGAGGTTTTACAAAGAATAAGGTGAGCTAAAGATAGAAGAGGTTTAGGCCTCAGTTGGCAGCAGTGGATCTTGAATAGGACACAAATGGAATACTGAGACAGTTCGCCTTCAATTTAAGAGTTATGTCTAACTGCTACAAGCAAAGCATTTTAAAagctgcagcttttattttgaaggtgaatTGTCTCTGTTTCTGGTTTACATCGCACTTTCCACTGTTTTACATCACTTGGCATGTAGCGCACAAGTGTCTGCAGGCACATTAGCATCTTCCTTGCAAGCTGTGAGTGACTGCAGTAGCTGGTTAGCAACTTAAGTGATTACAGTGAGGTTCTCAAGTCACTTTCCCCTTCTGCTGTTGTCTCAGACTGTGATGTGTTTTCTTTAGACTTTGGGCTCCATCCTCAACTTGGAGATGATCAAGGACAAGACAGGCGAGGAGATTGCAGAGGTGATTGTGTGGGATTGGCCTGTGCACATCAGCCTCAGACTCTCTGTACAGAAACCTTTTGAAACTGTTTTCacctttcctgtttttctctcagCTTTGGATGACGTATTATTCTACCAAGGATACAGTCAGCGCCATCATCCCAGTGAGCTTTATGTTTTTATctcctttattttttgcttggatttaaatgtgaaaataatattcatatttggtggctttctgattgtttgtttttgtctattaGTCTTTAGAGTAAATCTGATGGTTCAATGAGCTTTGATGAAAAGATGTGCTTTTAAACACCGGATGTGACAGAGAAATCAAGTGACACAACATGCTCATTGGCTAAACAGTTGTGATTAACTAATTGGCCAATGAACGTAGCgtaatttttctgtctttctgattCTAATAATGAGCTCAATTTCCAAAATGAACTTTGTGCTTTATTTAGCATAACTTGTAAATAGGAGCTGAGACCACAGACTGACCAAAAAAGTGTttacttacagtggggcaaaaaagtatttagtcagccaccgattgtgcaagttcccccacctaaaatgatgacagaggtcagtaatttgcaccagaggtacacttcaactgtgagagacagaatgtgaaaaaaaaatccatgaatccacatggtaggatttgtaaagaatttattcgtaaattagggtggaaaataagtatttggtcaataacaaaaatacaactcaatactttgtaacataacctttgttggcaataacagaggtcaaacgtttactataggtctttaccaggtttgcacacacagtagctggtattttggctcattcctccatgcagatcttctcgagagcagtgatgttttggggctgtcgccgagcaacacggactttcaactcccgccacagattttctatggggttgaggtctggagactggctaggccactccaggactttcaaatgcttcttacggagccactcctttgttgcccgggcagtgtgttttggatcattgtcatgttggaagacccagcctcatttcatcttcaaagttctcactgatggaaggaggttttggctcaaaatctcacgatacatggccccattcattctgtccttaacacggatcagtcgtcctgtccccttggcagaaaaacagccccatagcatgatgtttccacccccatgcttcacagtaggtatggtgttcttgggatgcaactcagtattcttcttcctccaaacacgacgagttgagtttataccaaaaagttctactttggtttcatctgaccacatgacattctcccaatcctctgctgtatcatccatgtgctctctggcaaacttcagacgggcctggacatgcactggcttcagcagcggaacacgtctggcactgtgggatttgattccctgccgttgtagtgtgttactgatggtgacctttgttactttggtcccagctctctgcaggtcattcaccaggtccccccgtgtggttctgggatctttgctcaccgttctcatgatcattttgaccccacgggatgagatcttgcgtggagccccagatcgagggagattatcagtggtcttgtatgtcttccattttctgatgattgctcccacagttgattttttcacaccaagctgcttgcctattgtagattcactcttcccagtctggtgcaggtctacaatacttttcctggtgtccttcgaaagctctttggtcttggccatggcggagtttggagtctgactgtttgaggctgtggacaggtgtcttttatacagatgatgagttcaaacaggtgccattcatacaggtaacgagtgggggacagaaaagcttcttacagaagacgttacaggtctgtgagagccagagattttccttgtttgaggtgaccaaatacttattttccaccctaatttacgaataaattctttacaaatcctaccatgtggattcatggatttttttttcacattctgtctctcacagttgaagtgtacctctggtgcaaattactgacctctgtcatcattttaagtgggggaacttgcacaatcggtggctgactaaatacttttttgccccactgtaggtcaCAGAGTGACAAAGCTGAGGGCCATGTTCTTCCTCACAACCAAACCAAGTAGGAGGAATCACCCCCTGCTGTCCATGCAAGAGAATGCAGGTTTTTGTAAATTTAGCATCGGGTTTAATTTTTATGATGTGATATTTTatacaaatacttaaaaaaaataataataattcgaTGGTACTGCATGAGGTGGTCAGCAGTGATAGAGAAGTATGTGAGTTGTGGTGCAGGACTGGGTGGAGACGAGCgccaggggtgatttgtgacagaaggacatgagcaagggaaggtttacaagatgggaGTGAGACCAGCTGTGATGGTCGAACTAAAGACAGGAGGCAGAGATTCACTTggagtgaccaggatggacaaGATTGGAAACAAGTGCATAAGAGGCACAGATCATGTTTGGAAACaaagctgagatggtttggacgtgtgcagagcaggaagaaaagagagaagagtCATGGATGTAATGAAGGATGTTTGGtgagatggaggaagatgaTCTGCTGTCTGACAGGGCAAGATgatattttatatacagtctgtggtctcATTGCTATTTAGGTAATGCTAACTCATATATGATGTACAAGCAAAAGGACAAGCTGTGCAGTGATGCAGAGAGTTCCTTTGACATGGTGTCAGTaataacacaggaaaaaaataaagtgcttGCTTTCAtagaatgtttgtttttgactcATCTACACATTTaaattgcagattttttttttctttggggcTTTTCTGTGCAGTTTGGTATTGACTGATAATAACACCCTAACACTGCAACGATGCCATTAAGATAATATTTATAGTTGCAGATTAAATTGTGATAAGCACTGTTCATAATGATCTAATATTCTCTCCTCTCTTGTATTTGCAGACACAGATCTATGAGATGATTTTCAGCAGATCACAGTCCTGCCCAATGGTAAGATCAATGCAGCAAGCTATGGAAGCTAAGCCAACGTTATTTCTGAACACTTTAATAACAGCAACACTGACCAAAGTTCGGAGCGAAGGAATAAAAATACtgaagataagaaaaaaaaaaagctgcagaaaGTGATTGATGGGTATTTCAAAAGCAGCAACAAAGTTTGGCTGAATAGCTGCAAAGTACTAAACTTTAAATTGTCATACCTGTGATTATTCATTAACCATCTGATCATCAAGACTTTCATGATGCTGTTATTGTTTTCAGGCAGCccaatttttttccctctttttctaaGTCGTCACCTCGGtgacttttctctgtttctccttcatctcagtTCCTTTACGCTTTGCCTCAGAAAGAGGGTTACGAGTTCTTTGTGGGTCAGTGGTCCCGACACGAGCTCCACTTCACCTCCCTCATCAACGTCCAGGTAAAGTGCTTCAGACTTACAACACCTTGACATGCTTCTGGGAAAGGTCATTACTCTCTGGATTCCGGAGCTTGTGAAACTAGGCTTTACAGAGTCATTCCTTCTGGCACCTTTCCTTTGGTATTTTTAACCATAAAAGATGGAAAGAgagtctttattttgtttttttacatttttgaaattAGCAATTACGTTTTTTGGAAATGAGTTGATCTGTTCATGCTTGGCTATTTACAGTAACAGCAACTTTGCCCAAACTCTCGTAATTCCACTTTGAGTTTATCACGGTAAATTACCTGATGGTGTCTGTGTGCAGACGCTGGGTGAGAATGCTCCCAGTCAGCTGATCCTATACCACTACCCAGACCTGAAGGAGGAGAAGGGCATCGTGCTCATGACAGCAGAGATGGATCCCAAGTTCATAGTAAGTCCACATACGAGCCTATATGAATAGACTTCAGAGGTTTTATGTTCTTGAGAGATTCACAAATACAGCGATGCAGCGGATGTAGTGTGTCACACCTGATGTGTATTTAAGGCCTCAACATCTGTCCCTCATCTCCACAGACCGTCCAGCAGGCTCAGTGTTTGGCTAACCAGGTTCAGCTCTTCTACGGCACCCAGAGACAGGAGACTTACCGATTGGTGGAGATGTTTAACCACCACCCTGCAGAATTCAAGCACATGTCAGTCATAGCAGAGCTGGAGCAGAGCGGTTTGGGGCCTGCAAACCCTTCCACGGGTTCCTGAGATGGACTGAAGTTGCCACCAGACAGCCTGCTGAGGAACTGTTGGTCTCCGTGTACAGTCGCAAAGATATCCAAGCTTCTTTGCTCAGCACGCTCCAGTGGGATATAGCTGCTTcttgctctgtgtgtgcagtctccagcagcagctgtgaaTTACAGAAAAAAGAACTTAAAGAAGCACAAACAGCTTCTCTCAATATTTACTACACATCTTGTGTGTTGTCAGTTTGCCTCAATGGGAAAATAATGTTGAAGTGAGCACTTCTATAATAAATAGTTCtcactttgtcttgtttttcataTCAGACTGTGATGTAAGCAGAAGAACATTGTTCATAGGAATCCAATTAAGTAATAAATCATCTTCAAAACTGTAACCTGTTTATATAGTCAGCGTTCTAACcagaagaaaaactttaaacacAATACTGAGGCAAACAGGAAAGTCTTCACAGCCTGGATTGTGACTGACCACTTATTAATGATCAGTGTGGTATCATTCCATACAACTGTTACTGTACGTTAGAGTTCACATTAACCAAATATTTAtgacagattttatttatttttttaacagtgatgGAAACATTTCACGTGTGTCCTTCCTTTTGACACATAACACTGATGGATTTATCAGAAACTTCCATAATAACACCCTTAACAACAGTGCAGCAGAGGTGGGCAGTCTCTGCATAAAATGACATAAACATATATTCTGGGCCTAAAGTGGAACTTTGCAAGTGAGGCACCAAAGGCTCTTATGCAGAATTTAGAAATAACTGAAAGTAGAAACGAGTCATGTACAAAATTGTTTTAGCTTTACTAGATTTACTTTCTTTACATGTAAGCTGTGGGCAGGtaacctgtgctgctgcttctgaGGTTTGGTATGCTTTGTGGATGTACCCAACTTTACCCTGTAGTATAAGAGCAGATATTACATAAGCCTTTGTGGCTGGTTTCAAACCCTCCAGCCAGAATACAGCTGTGTAAAGGTGGAGTTTGATAAGTGATACTAAAGAGAATACTCAGCAGACTGCGCTACACTGCATAGGAGCACTTTGTATTTGCTGATATTTATTGAGTTGTATGAAACAATGCAATTGAATGTACAGATTAATTTTAATCGATACAGCTTCAATTCACAACAGTAActttaaggtgctttatattttaagggaAAGAccaccaatcacatgaccccctatgagactgaaaacagctgaattcaaagattaaaagCTGTGGCTCAATGCATCATGGTTCTATGATGCGTGCTACTGCATGTGTTACAGTAAATGCAACAGTAAGAATGGCAGCAGGTCATTATTcacttttattgtatttatttaaggaAAAAAGTACTGTGCAAATCCCCAAATGCAGTATTA
The Astatotilapia calliptera chromosome 17, fAstCal1.2, whole genome shotgun sequence genome window above contains:
- the atpaf1 gene encoding ATP synthase mitochondrial F1 complex assembly factor 1, encoding MWDGNDGKMAAAMVQMSCLYRGMLAVRATGIRTLIPGLVPVQFRAFSVRKEPELEENPYYSKYQDKIQKLRSAKPQEYKTRLEKRHEANKEVLGHSKQAEFVRFMEQELEKRDKMAAGDATSGGFTKNKTLGSILNLEMIKDKTGEEIAELWMTYYSTKDTVSAIIPTQIYEMIFSRSQSCPMFLYALPQKEGYEFFVGQWSRHELHFTSLINVQTLGENAPSQLILYHYPDLKEEKGIVLMTAEMDPKFITVQQAQCLANQVQLFYGTQRQETYRLVEMFNHHPAEFKHMSVIAELEQSGLGPANPSTGS